In Felis catus isolate Fca126 chromosome C2, F.catus_Fca126_mat1.0, whole genome shotgun sequence, a single window of DNA contains:
- the CPN2 gene encoding carboxypeptidase N subunit 2, whose amino-acid sequence MLPRAWLPWACLLLLARHAQPCPEGCDCFIGEVFCSDEGLAAIPPDLPPHATDVIFVETSFATVGAGAFSGSPNLTKVVFLNTQLRHLGPDAFGGLPRLQDLEITGSAFSNLSTDTFSNLTSLGKFTLNFNMLEALPDGLFHQMGALESLQLQGNRLQSLPGRLFRPLARLKTLNLAQNLLAQLPEELFDPLGSLQTLRLSSNALSSLPQGVFDKLGCLRELFLDGNSISELPPTVLSGLFRLEKLWLQHNTIRHLPGSVFSSLGRLTFLNLQGNALRTLPAGLFAHTPALVSLSLSYNQLEAVGEGTFANLSSLSSLTLSHNAIACLPAGVFRDLEGLVKLYLGSNNLTALHPAVFQNLSKLELLSLSRNLLTTLPEGIFDTNYNLFNLALHGNPWQCDCHLAYLFSWLNQYSDRLFNIQTYCAGPAYLKGQVLPALKEEQLVCPVTRDRLGIQAPRMEDREPGESWDLVAEERAAGSRCTYSNPEGTVVLACDETRCRWLNIQLSPRQGSGFPGLTHNASQEWDLRSSCGSVRLTVSIEARPGGD is encoded by the coding sequence ATGCTGCCCAGAGCCTGGCTACCCTGGGCCTGCCTCCTGCTCCTGGCCAGGCAcgcccagccctgcccagaggGGTGTGACTGCTTCATCGGGGAGGTGTTCTGCTCCGATGAGGGGCTGGCTGCCATCCCGCCAGACCTCCCACCACACGCCACAGACGTCATCTTCGTAGAGACCTCGTTCGCCACGGTGGGAGCTGGGGCCTTCAGCGGCAGCCCCAACCTGACCAAGGTGGTCTTCCTCAACACGCAGCTCCGCCACTTGGGGCCGGACGCCTTCGGGGGGCTGCCCAGGCTCCAGGACCTGGAGATCACTGGCAGCGCCTTCTCCAACCTCAGCACCGACACCTTCTCCAACCTGACCTCGCTGGGCAAGTTCACCCTCAACTTCAACATGCTGGAGGCCCTGCCCGATGGCCTCTTCCACCAAATGGGCGCCCTGGAGTCTCTCCAGCTGCAAGGCAACCGGCTCCAGAGCCTGCCCGGGAGGCTCTTCCGGCCCCTGGCCCGTCTGAAGACCCTCAACCTTGCTCAGAACCTGCTGGCCCAGCTGCCCGAGGAGCTGTTCGACCCCCTCGGCAGCCTGCAGACCCTGAGGCTCAGCAGCAACGCGCTCTCCAGCCTGCCCCAGGGCGTGTTTGACAAACTGGGCTGCCTCCGGGAGCTCTTCCTGGACGGCAACTCCATCTCCGAGCTGCCGCCCACGGTGCTTTCGGGGCTCTTCCGTCTGGAGAAGCTGTGGCTGCAGCACAACACCATCAGGCACCTGCCGGGCTCCGTCTTCTCCTCCCTGGGCCGCCTGACCTTCCTGAACTTGCAGGGGAACGCGCTGCGGACGCTGCCCGCCGGCCTCTTCGCTCACACCCCCGCCCTGGTCAGCCTGTCTCTGTCCTACAACCAGCTGGAGGCTGTCGGCGAGGGCACCTTTGCCAACCTGTccagcctcagttccctcacgCTCTCGCACAACGCCATCGCCTGTCTCCCCGCCGGCGTCTTCAGAGACCTGGAGGGGCTGGTCAAGCTCTACCTGGGCAGCAACAACCTGACAGCCTTGCACCCAGCCGTCTTCCAGAACCTGTCCAAGCTTGAGCTGCTCAGTCTCTCCAGGAACCTGCTGACCACGCTCCCCGAGGGCATCTTTGACACCAACTACAACCTGTTCAACCTGGCCCTGCACGGCAACCCCTGGCAGTGTGACTGCCACCTGGCTTACCTCTTCAGCTGGCTGAACCAGTACAGCGACCGGCTCTTCAACATCCAGACCTACTGTGCGGGCCCCGCCTACCTGAAGGGCCAGGTGTTGCCCGCCCTAAAGGAGGAACAGCTGGTGTGTCCCGTCACCCGGGACCGCTTGGGCATCCAGGCCCCGAGGATGGAGGACAGGGAGCCCGGGGAAAGCTGGGATCTGGTAGCAGAGGAGAGGGCAGCCGGGAGCCGGTGCACCTACAGCAACCCCGAGGGCACCGTGGTGCTCGCTTGCGACGAGACCCGGTGTCGCTGGCTGAACATCCAGCTGTCCCCGAGGCAGGGGTCGGGCTTCCCGGGACTGACCCACAATGCCAGTCAGGAGTGGGACCTGAGGTCGAGCTGTGGCTCCGTGAGGCTCACTGTGTCTATCGAGGCTCGGCCCGGGGGAGACTAA